Below is a genomic region from Cyprinus carpio isolate SPL01 chromosome B6, ASM1834038v1, whole genome shotgun sequence.
CCAGTGTAAGCCAAGCAAAATCATTTGCCAAGGCTTTATAATAAAAGAATTTCCACCCTCCATCCCAGCAACCACCAAAACCCTCTTTATCTCCAACACCAGCATAGAATCATTAAAACCAGCTGATTTTGAGACTTTCTCAGAGACCCTCACTATGTTTGTAGCCAAGAATTCAAGAATAGCTGTGGTGGAACCTCATACATTTGACCAAACCAGAAATCTCGTTGCCTTAGGTTTCAGTGGGACAATGCTAACCTCTCTGCCACAGGATCTGTTTCAAAATCTAAAAGCATTATCAACTCTAACGCTGACTAACAACAAACTAGAAGTTCTCCAACCATCTCTTCTAACCCCTCTTGTAGATTTGTACACATTAGACCTAAGCAGAAACCTTCTAACCTCTCTGCCAGAAGATGCTTTTCAGGGTTTAGAAAAGCTGGGGCAGCTCATGTTGCAGAGAAACGCAATCAGAAAGCTTTACAGCAGTACTTTTCAAGGACTCAGTCATCTCAAATCCCTGTTTCTGCAGCAAAATAATCTAACAGATATACCAGCAGGCATCTTTGATGACCTGGTAAATCTTGAGGTATTGCATCTTCAAGACAACAAAATCACACAGCTACCAGCAAATCTCTTCTCAAACTTGCCAATGCTGAAGAAACTCTACCTCTCCAATAACAGGTTATCATTGCTTCCCAGTGCAATCTTTTTAAATCTTCCCAACCTTACTCATATTTCATTGTATGAGAACCAACTCAGTAGGTTAATGCCTGGGACTTTTGGTCCAATGGCCCTCCAGGAGCTCTGGCTATACGACAACATGTTAACCCACCTCGAGGAGAATGTGTTTCACAACTTAACTGAGATTCGCCTTTTGGTGCTTAGTAGGAACCGGATTCAGCACATTTCTCCAGGTGCTTTCAATGGCTTGATGGAACTAGAGGAGATCTCTCTTCACACTAATCGGCTCACCAGTATTGAGGCAGGGATATTTAAAGGTCTTCCAAAGTTAGCTAACATATCTATAGAGAACAATCTAATACAGCACATACCCATACAACTCTTGGATGGTGTGTCCCGTTTACATCTCCTGGAGCTTCAAAACAATTCCCTACCAAACTTGCCGAAACAATTTCTAGACTCTTTGTCCATAGTCGATAATATTATGGTTCATCAAAATCCCTGGAGGTGTGACCATAACATAATACCTTTTCGGGATTGGCTTGGACAGTATTCAGAGAAAGTGAAGAACATTACTTCTCTGATGTGCTATGCTCCTCCGGCCTTGAATGGTAGAAATATAAGAGAGCTGAAGGAGGATGACCTCATGGTCAGCCAAACAGCAGCTGAGACAACGGTTGATATTTCACCAGAAAGTACACAGGCGTACAGTGAACCTACAGAAAGACATCTACCGCACACTTCCCCAACCAAACCTTCAGACTCTACAACAGTCTCAAAGGAGATAGAGGACACAAGTGGAGGTAATGCTGTTGGTCAAGGGCTGTCCAAAGACAAACTCATTATCATTCTAGCCATTGTCTGTACTGCTGTCATTGTGGGTATCATTACTTGTGTGTTATGGAGGAGGAATAAGCGAGGAAGTCAAGACTTGGGAcgtcaaagaaaaagaaaaacaaactcagtTATCTAAAATGTCTATTAATTCCACATTTAACAGTCTTCAATGGATTTATGaagaacattctttttttatttggcaaatttattttaacaaaggattgttattgatattttctttctttctttcttagttgctgatgtattaaaatagaaaaatcattGCTAATTATATATGATTTGAATGTTGTCACATATGaagaaatgtactgtattttgatttcTTGCCACTGTCAATGGTTATACACTTTCTGCAGTTCtgtgttaaacatttttttcctcatagCAAAACCACTTTTATATAGTAAGCAAGACCTTCTATATTAACAATAAACCATGGACCAACAAGGTGTTATATGATATATTTTGGCACCTTGGTTCCATTTCAAAGTATTTTCAGTGCTTGTGTTTTTTTCAATATCTACTACACAGCTACATCTGCTTTGCATATATTCCAATCAATGTGTCTAATTCAGGCATTAACAACATGACATTATGAGTCCGCCTATTAATTtagttctttaaaatgtttttgtttgtaaaatactACTAGGGGACCTGTACTCTGTATTTCACCTTTTAAAACACTCTACACACACTTAACAGAGACATAAACGAGAAAACTAGAACAGCCTAACTGCTCAcaaaattattatgtattaaagacaaaaaaaaaaaaaactagaaaagaaTTAATTAAACTTAAAGAATCCCTAAATATGTGTacataagacattttttaaagtgAGTCGGCAATTTTTTATCtcttcaaacagaaaacaaactgtCCACACCCTTTCTAATGCCTTACGTACATGCAGTAAACACTTGGGATATGTAGATAAGAGTAGTGCACTACGTATGTTCCTCCACATTTGCACTACATACATCCTTACATTTGCTTTTAGGAACATCATTCTAAATGGTCATTAAGCTGCGACTGAGATGAGCAGGTAAGAGTAATTATTGACATTTAATGAGACAAATGCAGGTCAGGAACATACAAGGAAAACAACTGTTTGCTTGTTTTCAGTATTGTGGAGgagatattacaaatatttgaagagttcagattCGAAAGCCTCaaagtgccatttgaaattttcttctaaaattagcattttttttttttctcaggctcctatgtgtaAGTTCAgtgatttcactttaatggcaattaaaaggttcttttcattgccattaaagtgaaataactgaaaataaacataggagcctgacaaaaatgctcattttataagaaaatttcaaatggtacttagaggcttttgcatctgaactcttcattttTTCCACCATTGTTcatgaattattattcatttatcaaTCATTTAGATTTTGTGTAAATACAATTACTTGCACTGTGTGGTATGCACAAgatataaagacatttatttatttatatttttagtattatttattattaaagtcttTTAATATTAGAAAGTCATGGGAACTCaatttgcttttattgttttattcttcaACAggcatatacatttaaaaattgcacTTGTATTAATTTTCATTCTTGTGCACTTGCACTGGAGTTGCACTGTAGATATATGTCAACCAAGTGATGACTGCAAAAATCAAGACGTGTATGACAGATCTGTGACAGCAATCCCTAAAAAATTCAAAGATGGAgccaatgaaatattttttgtaaacagtCAGATTCCTGTGATACCAAAAGGGGTTCTTTCTAAAAACCCTCAAATAAAGAAAATTGAATTTCTCAGTACTTCTACTCACTCTGTAGAGGTTGGAGCCTTTGAGGGTTTGCCTGATATCACGACCATTGAGATATCTGGCACAAACGTGACGTCATTACCTGTGGGTGTTTTTAAGGATCTCCACAACCTTCAAAAACTTGTTCTAAAAAGCAACAAAATCCATAACCTTGAAAACGGGTTATTcgatgatttaaaaaaacttcAAGAATTACATCTACATATGAATGAGATCAGCTCTATTGAGGAGGGGACGTTTGACAATTTAGAGAAACTCTCACTTCTTCATCTTGGAAAAAACAACCTTATTTCTGTATCGACATCTCTTTTTTCTAAACTTAAGGGCTTGACCATTTTCAGGCTTTATGGGAACCAGCTGACTGCTCTACCTGATGGGATTTTTGATCATCTTCCTGATTTGGCAGAGATAGCCTTGCATGACAACCAAATCTCCCTTATACAGCCAAATTTATTTCCACACAAAAGTAAATTAACAAAACTCTCTTTGGACCATAATCTTTTGACAGAACTGCAGCAAGATCTATTTGTTGGTTTCTCTTCATTAACAACTCTAACTCTGCACAACAATCAACTCATCAGTCTTCCTGACATCCTTTTTGGAGAAACGCCTAAAATAACCCAATTAAGTCTAAGCCATAACAATCTCACTCACATACCAACTGGAGTTTTTGGTCCACTTAAGAAGCTCAATAAGTTAGACCTTTCCTCAAACCAGTTTTCAACGATATCTGCAGAATTTTTTGATGGTCTTGAGAAACTGACTGATCTGAATCTTCAAGATAACAATATAGAGTCAATAAAACAAGAGGACTTTGAAAAACTTCAGTCTCTTTCATCACTCAAACTgggaaaaaataaactacaaagcCTTCCTGGTGATGTTTTTGATGCTCTTCCAAAACTCAGTAAACTCTACCTGAACAAGAACCCATGGCGGTGTGACTGTAACCTGTTGTCATTCTTTGAATGGATGAAGAACAATGAGGAAAAGATTAAATCAAAACCTCCAGAAGTTTGTGAGTCTCCGAAAAATCtgcaaaatcaatcaatcatctcTTTAACAGAAGAACAACTATGCCTCACAACTTCACCAACTTCCACCCCTCTCCTTACAAGTACCCTTCCCATGACCACACTACACACAACAACGGCAACCACAACTACTCGAACAACAACTCAACTACCTACAGCACAGACAAGCACACAAGTCATCACCACAGCACCAACTACTCATCTCACAACCTTGCTATTAACCACAACCAGACTGCCTACCACCACTGCTACAACTACAGCTCCAACAACCACAACAGTCCCAACCAAGGTATCAACAACTACACTACAACCAACAACTGTCCTCCTGACAACTACAATGATTTCCACCACACCAACAACGACAGTACAAACAACAACTGCAACTACTTTAGAGACTACAACTATATTAACCCCCGCTCCTATTACAAGTCAAGAGACAACATCAACTACCTTACCTCCCAGCATGACTACAACAACACCTTTTCTCACCACACATAGTTTCATCTGTGCTGGCTCTCCTCAACCAACTTTCTCAACACCCACTAGCACTAACAAGTATTCATCATGCAAGGAATTGATGATATATTATACTACAATGCTGCTGGTGGAAATCTGTTGTACTCTGGTGCTGGCCAAATTCACATATGCATTATACTGCTCAAAGGAGCAAAGGGAGAGACTGCACATCCAGGTCAACTTGACTAACTTCTCCTATAATAAGTCCTTTGAATTCAGACCATTTGATGAGACAGAGTCTGTAGCTCtttgatggcttttttttttttctcctgaaactTTGAGTAGCACCTGGTGGTGGTCACTTATAAGAGTTGACTCTTCCTTAAAGGAATGATTTTCCAAACTGCATATATAATTGATGCTCAATGGCGCTTTATGCTTTCATTTCATGACCATGTACAGTAGGGTCCACAAGTCTGAATccactgtttgtgtttttctaataaaatacttctatgttatataattacataatatatagcctattatatatatattggaatatatatatatagcctatatatatatatatatatattggcataacaattcttaaattaaatctgttcatcatattaAGAGATCATATGCACAAGAATTGGATTAAACCTTTTTGCATTTTCAGAAACTTCTCAGATTccattaaatatatgttaatgtgTGTTGTGAAGATTATACCAAAGTCTTATAAGCGTCCGTAAACAAagaaagagttttcatttttggatgaactatcccttaacGTATGTCCAAACCTTTAACTTTCAGCctacatattttaaaacagagcACAAACATACATTTCAAGTGGtttcatgtttgtattttttatctacTCAAAATCATTGAAAATTTATCTAGCAATAATCATGTGATGtagcatgtttacattttttgtttgtttgtttgtttgtttgtttggaacgGGTCATTTGAAAAAGGTTTCTTGTGAATTCGGTCACAACTCTTGAACTGCAGGTTGGGGCATCTGCTGGCTACTATAAACAATTATGTGCAATTCATTTATCAAATGTCAGCAGTCTTGATGAATTATCCTTTGAAGAAAAGCTGTGTAGGCGTAAGTTCTTGGTCACATAGTATTAGAGAGAAAAATAATGCTATTGTGACCAGGTGCTTTTGGAATGGGTCATAAAAACAAGAGGCTAATCAAAGAGTTGCCATAGGCCTCATTTACACAGAATTTAAATATTCATCtagctttatatttatttatttatttattatttttattttatttttatttttttagcatgtaaatattttctgggGCGAATTTTTAGTCAGGAAGCAAAATGTTATTCTTCAAAACTGATATGAGTGCATGTCTTTCCCAATGTCAAGCACTAGGTGTCAGTGTAGgcgcatttattttgttttgtccaaTTATTTCCAGTACCTCTTGTCCAAACAGTGATTTATAAACTCGCATACATAACAACCTGCACACAAtgtcctttaaaaaaatgacctATTGACCTAAGAACTATTGACCTAAGTGTAGTGTACATATTTGACAGTGGAACACAAATAGAAAACCCACAAACACGTACAAAACGTCGACCTAAACacaacgaaaaaaataaatagtttgtttcTGTGTAAGACGTTTTCGATGTTAACCTATATTCTAGCCTATGTCGTCGTCGTCATCATTGCGATAATTTTAAGACCAAAGAAGACTTAATGCAAAGGAAATAGAGAGGTATATCTGTGGTCAAAGTATATTCTTATAATGTTTTATCAAACGCACCACTAGATGGCGATCTGACCAAATGTCCAtttgtgagtgagtgacgtgacatacagagCAAAATTTGTGTATGGTGGACTGAAAACATTGGTTTGTAAATGCTCAGCCATTCACCACAGCTTCGGCACCACGACTGCCATCACATCTTTTATTCGTTTCTTTAATCCAGTTATTTAAAGCTAAACCCTCCTCAAATTATAGGGGGAAAAAGTAAAGAATCTAAGAGAGAAAAGGCCATGATGCTATCATTGTTTACAAAGCAAACTCAACACCTGCATGATTGAACTTCTGaaataggctatataaaaaaGTGATTCTTTGGATGTGAGACTGGTGAGTATTCATACAATTACAACAAAACTTGCTTGCAAATGCACTATTTATCATGACtgaatgtttcatattttaagccAGTGATTTTCTGCCTCATGTCAGAAATGTTAAGAACATTGATTtcataataactattaataaaagtgtttaaaaaagaaaaaagctgaagATATAAAAAGGTATGAACTGTATAAAACACATAACTAGGAACCCCCaaatatatagctatattataGAAAAGTGTTTTACCAATATGGGATTTTCAGTGATTCATTGCATAATGAACATGCATATTTGGTCTTTGTACTGTTCTGTTTATACTTGAATTGCCTATTTAACTGGTGACTTGTTTTGAGCTGTTTAAGTgccttaaataattttttctaatta
It encodes:
- the LOC109111408 gene encoding leucine-rich repeat-containing protein 15-like; the encoded protein is MDLVWFIIIGMCAMNDIASACPENCQCKPSKIICQGFIIKEFPPSIPATTKTLFISNTSIESLKPADFETFSETLTMFVAKNSRIAVVEPHTFDQTRNLVALGFSGTMLTSLPQDLFQNLKALSTLTLTNNKLEVLQPSLLTPLVDLYTLDLSRNLLTSLPEDAFQGLEKLGQLMLQRNAIRKLYSSTFQGLSHLKSLFLQQNNLTDIPAGIFDDLVNLEVLHLQDNKITQLPANLFSNLPMLKKLYLSNNRLSLLPSAIFLNLPNLTHISLYENQLSRLMPGTFGPMALQELWLYDNMLTHLEENVFHNLTEIRLLVLSRNRIQHISPGAFNGLMELEEISLHTNRLTSIEAGIFKGLPKLANISIENNLIQHIPIQLLDGVSRLHLLELQNNSLPNLPKQFLDSLSIVDNIMVHQNPWRCDHNIIPFRDWLGQYSEKVKNITSLMCYAPPALNGRNIRELKEDDLMVSQTAAETTVDISPESTQAYSEPTERHLPHTSPTKPSDSTTVSKEIEDTSGGNAVGQGLSKDKLIIILAIVCTAVIVGIITCVLWRRNKRGSQDLGRQRKRKTNSVI
- the LOC109111411 gene encoding carboxypeptidase N subunit 2-like, whose protein sequence is MSRHIHLKIALVLIFILVHLHWSCTVDICQPSDDCKNQDVYDRSVTAIPKKFKDGANEIFFVNSQIPVIPKGVLSKNPQIKKIEFLSTSTHSVEVGAFEGLPDITTIEISGTNVTSLPVGVFKDLHNLQKLVLKSNKIHNLENGLFDDLKKLQELHLHMNEISSIEEGTFDNLEKLSLLHLGKNNLISVSTSLFSKLKGLTIFRLYGNQLTALPDGIFDHLPDLAEIALHDNQISLIQPNLFPHKSKLTKLSLDHNLLTELQQDLFVGFSSLTTLTLHNNQLISLPDILFGETPKITQLSLSHNNLTHIPTGVFGPLKKLNKLDLSSNQFSTISAEFFDGLEKLTDLNLQDNNIESIKQEDFEKLQSLSSLKLGKNKLQSLPGDVFDALPKLSKLYLNKNPWRCDCNLLSFFEWMKNNEEKIKSKPPEVCESPKNLQNQSIISLTEEQLCLTTSPTSTPLLTSTLPMTTLHTTTATTTTRTTTQLPTAQTSTQVITTAPTTHLTTLLLTTTRLPTTTATTTAPTTTTVPTKVSTTTLQPTTVLLTTTMISTTPTTTVQTTTATTLETTTILTPAPITSQETTSTTLPPSMTTTTPFLTTHSFICAGSPQPTFSTPTSTNKYSSCKELMIYYTTMLLVEICCTLVLAKFTYALYCSKEQRERLHIQVNLTNFSYNKSFEFRPFDETESVAL